From the genome of Melitaea cinxia chromosome 12, ilMelCinx1.1, whole genome shotgun sequence, one region includes:
- the LOC123658658 gene encoding microsomal glutathione S-transferase 1-like produces MKTITISLEEPLTQTYMVHAALLAVKLLALSPLAALTWVNKGIFLNADIVRRAYLTELKNLAPFWTVGALYLTTSPPLNLGVSLFRIYTISRTVVIFGYATKPIPAAISDFALVTSYLITFYMAVCVIYYYRKAI; encoded by the coding sequence ATGAAAACCATAACAATATCACTGGAGGAACCGTTGACGCAGACCTACATGGTGCACGCTGCTTTACTGGCAGTTAAACTGCTAGCCTTAAGCCCATTAGCTGCATTGACGTGGGTTAATAAAGGCATATTTTTAAACGCAGACATCGTAAGACGGGCATATCTCACAGAGCTGAAGAATTTAGCACCATTTTGGACAGTAGGAGCGTTGTACCTCACAACATCACCACCCTTAAATTTAGGTGTGAGTTTGTTTCGGATATACACTATTTCGAGAACGGTTGTTATATTCGGTTACGCCACTAAGCCCATTCCTGCCGCAATATCCGATTTTGCCCTTGTCACATCCTATTTAATAACTTTCTATATGGCTGTttgcgttatttattattacaggaAAGCTATATGA